From Melopsittacus undulatus isolate bMelUnd1 chromosome 19, bMelUnd1.mat.Z, whole genome shotgun sequence, a single genomic window includes:
- the MED16 gene encoding mediator of RNA polymerase II transcription subunit 16, whose translation MDLAYVCEWEKRPKSNHCPSVPLVCAWSCRNLIAFTTDLKNEEEKDLTHMVHIIDTEHPWDVYSINSGHAEVITCLEWDQSGSRLLSADADGHIKCWSMTDHLANSWENTVGSMVEGDPVVALSWLHNGVKLALHVEKSGASNFGEKFSRVKFSPSLTLFGGKPMEGWIAVTISGLVTVSLLKPNGQVLTSTESLCRLRCRVALADVAFTGGGNIVVATSDGSSTSPVQFYKVCVSVVNEKCKIDTEILPSLFMRCTTDPARKDKYPAITHLKFLARDMSEQVLLCASNQNSSIVECWSLRKEGLPVNNIFQQISPVVGDKQPMILKWRILSATNDLDRVSAVALPKLPISLTNTDLKVANDTKFFPGLGLALAFHDGSVHIVHRLSLQMMAVFYGSSSQRPVDEQAIKRQRTAGPLVHFKAMQLSWTSLALAGIDSHGKLSMLRISPSMGHVLDMNMSLRHLLFLLEYCMVTGYDWWDILLHVQPNMVQNLVEKLHEEYMRQNAALQQVLSTRIVAMKASLCKLSSSTIARVCDYHAKLFLIAISCTLKSLLRPHVLNTPDKSPGDRLTEICSKITDIDIDKVMINLKTEEFVLEMNTLQSLQQLIQWVGDFVLYLLASLPNQGSPVRPGHSFLRDGASLGMFRELMVVIRIWGLLKPSCLPVYTATSDTQDSMSLLFRLLTKLWLCCREENHITEPDDTLIDECCLLPSQLLIPNIDWLPINDGIISKLQNKQLVRLQFGKAPGLVGHPVSSHFDAFVRAPGQPKIDHLRRLHLGAYPTEECKSCTRCGCVTMLKSPNKVTAVKQWEQRWIKNCLCGGLWRRMPLSYS comes from the exons ATGGACCTGGCGTACGTGTGCGAGTGGGAGAAGAGGCCGAAGAGCAACCATTGCCCGTCCGTGCCGCTGGTGTGCGCCTGGTCCTGCCGCAACCTCATCGCCTTCACCACGGACCTCAAGAATGAGGAGGAGAaag ATCTCACCCACATGGTCCACATCATCGACACCGAGCACCCATGGGACGTCTACTCCATTAACTCAGGCCATGCTGAAGTCATCACTTGTCTGGAGTGGGATCAGTCAG GCTCcaggctgctctctgcagaTGCGGATGGCCACATCAAGTGCTGGAGCATGACGGACCACTTGGCCAACAGCTGGGAGAACACGGTGGGCAGTATGGTGGAAGGGGACCCGGTGGTGGCCCTGTCCTGGCTGCACAACGGCGTGAAGCTGGCTCTGCACGTGGAAAAG TCTGGAGCATCCAACTTTGGGGAGAAGTTCTCCAGGGTCAAGTTCTCCCCATCGCTGACGCTCTTCGGTGGGAAGCCCATGGAGGGCTGGATCGCAGTGACCATCAGCGGGCTGGTGACCGTGTCCCTCCTCAAGCCCAACGGCCAAGTGCTGACATCCACAGAGAGCCTGTGCCGGCTCCGGTGCCGCGTGGCCTTGGCAGACGTGGCCTTCACCGGCGGGGGGAACATCGTGGTGGCCACCTCGGATGGCAGCAGCACCTCCCCAGTGCAGTTCTACAAGGTCTGTGTCAGTGTGGTGAATGAGAAGTGTAAAATAGACACCGAGATCCTGCCTTCCCTCTTCATGCGCTGCACCACAGACCCTGCCCGCAAAGACAAGTACCCGGCCATCACTCACCTCAAGTTCCTCGCTCGGGACATGTCGGAGCAG GTGCTGCTTTGTGCTTCCAACCAGAACAGCAGCATCGTGGAGTGCTGGTCCCTGCGGAAGGAGGGCTTGCCAGTCAACAACATCTTCCAGCAGATCTCTCCTGTGG TTGGAGACAAGCAGCCCATGATCCTCAAGTGGCGAATCCTCTCTGCCACCAATGACTTGGACCGCGTCTCGGCTGTGGCTCTGCCGAAGCTGCCAATCTCTCTGACCAACACTGACCTGAAGGTGGCCAACGACACCAAGTTCTTCCCTGGACTGG GCTTGGCTTTGGCTTTTCACGATGGCAGCGTGCACATTGTGCACCGCCTGTCCTTGCAAATGATGGCTGTATTCTATGGGTCCTCCTCCCAGCGCCCCGTGGACGAGCAGGCCATCAAGAGGCAGCGAACTGCTGGACCCCTGGTTCACTTCAAAGCCATGCAGCTCTCCTGGACATCCCTGGCCTTGGCTGGCATTGATAGTCATGGGAAG CTGAGCATGCTTCGCATCTCGCCCTCCATGGGCCATGTGCTGGACATGAACATGTCCCTCCGTCACTTGCTCTTCTTGCTGGAGTATTGCATGGTGACTGGCTACGACTGGTGGGACATCCTGCTCCACGTCCAGCCCAACATGGTCCAGAACCTGGTGGAGAAGCTGCATGAAGAGTACATGCGCCAGAACGCGGCCCTGCAGCAG GTCCTCTCCACGCGCATTGTGGCCATGAAGGCCTCTCTCTGCAAGCTCTCATCCAGCACCATCGCCCGGGTGTGTGACTACCACGCCAAGCTCTTCCTCATTGCCATCAGCTGCACCTTGAAGTCCCTGCTGCGCCCGCACGTCCTCAACACCCCCGACAAGAGCCCTGGGGACCGGCTCACCGAAATCTGCTCCAAGATCACAGATATAG acATTGACAAGGTGATGATAAACCTGAAGACAGAGGAGTTTGTCCTGGAGATGAACACGCTGcagtccctgcagcagctcatccAGTGGGTGGGTGATTTTGTGCTCTACCTGCTGGCCAGCCTTCCTAACCAG ggctctCCTGTGCGGCCAGGGCACAGCTTCCTGcgggatggagcatccctgggcatGTTCAGGGAGCTGATGGTGGTGATCCGCATCTGGGGACTGCTGAAGCCGAGCTGCCTGCCTGTCTACACAGCGACCTCCGACACCCAGGACAGCATGTCCCTCCTCTTCAGGCTCCTAACGAAGCTCTGGCTGTGCT GTCGTGAGGAAAATCACATCACGGAGCCCGACGATACCCTGATAGACGAATGCTGCCTGCTGCCCAGCCAGCTGCTCATCCCCAACATCGACTGGCTGCCCATCAACGACGGCATCATCAGCAAGCTGCAGAACAAGCAGCTCGTCCGGCTGCAGTTTGGGAAAGCCCCCGGCCTCGTTGGGCACCCTGTCTCTTCCCACTTTGATGCCTTTGTCAG GGCCCCTGGACAGCCTAAAATCGACCACCTGCGGCGGCTGCACTTGGGAGCGTACCCAACAGAGGAGTGCAAGTCCTGCACCCG GTGTGGCTGTGTCACGATGCTGAAGTCACCCAACAAAGTGACAGCAGTGAAGCAGTGGGAGCAGCGCTGGATCAAGAACTGCTTGTGTGGGGGGCTATGGAGGAGGATGCCCCTCAGCTACTCCTGA